The sequence GCTAGAGCCAAATGTAGTGACGACTAGCACTTTCCCGCAGCCTAATATACCTTCACCCAAAATCAGCCCCCCACATTTTCTCCTAACCCCTCCACCCTCCCCAATGCCTCTAGTATCCATCAACTCATCAGGGACACTCAGCAAGCCCAAGCACAGATAAAAAACGCCACTAGTCAAACCCAAGCCCAGCTGCAAGCTGCCTATAACAAAGACCGCTCCGCTCTTGAAAAATCTCTCATTGCTCTGCCCAAAGACACAACTATCCACACCATGCTAACTTCTCAGGAGCGAGAATTAAGGCACGCCACAAACTTAGGCTTTGATTTGGTTGTAGGCTATGCCGTGCACACCCAAAACAATATTCTAGGCTTTCGTGTTTATGGAATGGTCAGCAACGCTTACAATGTAAGAAACAGCGTGCCACAGCAAGAACTATTTTCTAGAGCTTCCGTAGGTTTAGGGGCAAATGTTACCCTCAATTTCATTAGCAACACCACACCCGGTCATCTCTTTGGTTTTGGGGTGTTTGCTGGAGCTGCTGGAATGGAGAATAATTACATACAAGGGCAACACTTTGCCCACGACTTTAACCTCAATGCTGTGGGTGGGATAG is a genomic window of Helicobacter sp. NHP19-012 containing:
- a CDS encoding outer membrane beta-barrel protein; this encodes MLTSQERELRHATNLGFDLVVGYAVHTQNNILGFRVYGMVSNAYNVRNSVPQQELFSRASVGLGANVTLNFISNTTPGHLFGFGVFAGAAGMENNYIQGQHFAHDFNLNAVGGIEFRFNSDGFQIGVRVPVFDRILHLTDDVMITNSYKDPSCFANYIHYF